cggttaaatctagtcaattaattctagacctaataaaatgaataatgacataaaaaagtctTATGTTTTacaggaatgttgattcattcccgttgcggcaaatcccgggcactcgatatgtcctagtttgtagcacaagtcatgccgaaattcacggaaaattttagcatggcCTTTGCtacaaagtggacaaatcgagcggctgaaatttgccggaatgaaaatgtatcaacattccggcaaaacataggccacttgaatATTCTTTGACGATTGTCCATTCAACCAACATTAATCATATCATATTCAACAATTGTAAattaaagatataatcaacaacaatggaatatgcaaatgaacatcaatgacatatatagctaaatgccatagctgcAATTTTTtctttatagctaaatgccatagctactgcaAAGAAAAACAATCAtgtttttttgtttatagctaaattttagcgacccgacctcagacggtcaagtctctgtgcttcatgtcattcctggatcggtaatgctgacacacacagtacacgaatggatttataacagagtagcaatcacacacttattacatcgatagtctaaaaagagaacttattacaataatatggcttaaggccatctaaataagataacagcagacgccttggaagataaagtgagtccatcaactccatagctgagtgcacgacaaacgacctatggcaccttactcgtcatctgaaaagtctacaacatgatatgttgcagcctgaaaacgggtcagcacatggaatatgctggcaatataacacaatagagcaatgaacagaattaatgcgatcactacatgcatatatggctggtggggcTCTATGGTTATTTTGTTTTGCGAAaaaccaattttttcctacaacaaaggaatatattttatttaactatcatggtggttgaaacattgagaaggttcctccaactcaatcccaattaaagtaatcattaaaatcccaacaaattaatttagagtgatgagatcaaatcaataattcaattaccagatactcaagatgtccataaccagggacacgactaaccatgatttgtttgtacactatgcagaggtttgcgcactttccccacaagactcgatctcctccattggatttctcgcactacatggtgtttgagaaacggatgaccaagacacggtctttcagaagcattaactctaaccctgggtagacagtaccaacctacatcccctacatctgctagcctaccatgcaacctactcaactatgctagagcccataatagcttgtggctgcacacggaagtttctagcatgaataatcttatgatccctttgagcctgggtggtggaccgtaggatgatcacgcaggtactctgggatatcctaggacaacactggattctctaggtgcctgcaaacaagccacccagatgtgcattaaagtagccaccttaagttaaccattaagtttacaatctcacaactgtcatggatacactcaaactcaatcgacgtctacgagcatagcatggcaatataaaacGTAGAATTAACTCCCAaggatttgataataaaacaggtaataggttctacctcatcatctactttccaatacccacaagttaatcacatcctaatcatgcagtgcttgagggttgaaactaatgcacaaaaactgggcatgaaaagagtatgatcaatgtgttacttgccttgctgatgatccgcaaaacctagtgacttgtagtagcacgcttcgcactccgggaattctatcgtaaacaaataatagcatacataagcaatcaagaaaagatgcacgggtaaaactcaaataagaagatctaaccagaaagttcaactaaagaactccggtttgcaataagaatcaaatcaaacgaagcaacgaaactcaaactacgaaagaaacacgaTCAGTttgctaatctggactaaagtcaaattttacagtaccaaaatcttgttcaagttggctaaacagaaagagggtttcgagacgaagatctaggaacTTGTTTCACCTggtttggataaacgagcgaaaagataaactaaaacaaagatcagggcagaaatcgcgattgaaaataatcgcggaaaaacccttgaaaataaaacgagacaaacaggctaacgaatgaacgtttgctgtctgcggcaaactgacgaacaacgttcgttaaaatgaacgtacgggcgaatgtccgctatttaactaaaccaaaaaaaccgaaccaaaactaaactaaaaaaactagatctagggtttcggaaaaaaaCCCGACGATTTTACCTAGAAAAAACGGACGgccggggcggctacctcggcggcggAGTCGGAGGCGGCGGCGGGATCGAATTTGGGGCGGTCGAcggcgacggggcgacggggtggcgacggcgggcggcgacggcgggcgcacggatcgaggcggcggcgcgggctggcaGCGGCGACTTGGGCCTCggggggcctcgggcggcggctttTAAAGCCTGGTCGGGCAGTGTCCGGATCgggcacggcccggttaggtcggtgcaaATGTTTTTTTTTAAAAGATCCTGACGcggaaaaagagaaaaagaaatactaaacgaagtacaaaaatcctgaaataaattttcacggtcctctaataatattgcggacaaagtgaacatttatttgggcctctaatgtaaTTTTGAGAAAcgcatattttcctaattcaaataaaatagcaataacacTCCAAATAAAAATacctatttgattttaatattttcctccaatatttctttatttggagtagtcattttatcccctctcttttatttttcgtattagaaatatttgaagagaaaaacaattaaaaccaaatgattctcttttcaaaatttgagaaaaacccaaatatgaaaataacgaaattcccaactctctctgtgggtccttgagttgcttagaatttttaggatcaacaaaaatgcaataaaatatgatatgtctggatgacctatgtataacatttcaaattgaaaatttgggatgttacagaaatgCCATAACTACTTTTCTTATTTATAgctaattttttttgtttcaagCTAATTTATAGCTAAATGCTAAATGCTACTGTTTTTATAGCTACATGTtattgttttttatttatagctaagtgatactattttttatttatagctaaataatattgttttgtttatagctaaatgttactgttttttgtttatagctaaatgctacTGTTTTTACTTATAGCTAATTTATATACCTCCGTTAATGCCCTAGCTAAATggtattatttatataccctctgttaatttaaagctaaatggaattactgtttaggcattttcataaaaatttgccctagctaatttcctaaaaaaatgtgCTAAACAAATTTCCTAAATGCTAAAAAAATTCCTACTGTCctaaacaaatctagggttcatatgNNNNNNNNNNNNNNNNNNNNNNNNNNNNNNNNNNNNNNNNNNNNNNNNNNNNNNNNNNNNNNNNNNNNNNNNNNNNNNNNNNNNNNNNNNNNNNNNNNNNNNNNNNNNNNNNNNNNNNNNNNNNNNNNNNNNNNNNNNNNNNNNNNNNNNNNNNNNNNNNNNNNNNNNNNNNNNNNNNNNNNNNNNNNNNNNNNNNNNNNNNNNNNNNNNNNNNNNNNNNNNNNNNNNNNNNNNNNNNNNNNNNNNNNNNNNNNNNNNNNNNNNNNNNNNNNNNNNNNNNNNNNNNNNNNNNNNNNNNNNNNNNNNNNNNNNNNNNNNNNNNNNNNNNNNNNNNNNNNNNNNNNNNNNNNNNNNNNNNNNNNNNNNNNNNNNNNNNNNNNNNNNNNNNNNNNNNNNNNNNNNNNNNNNNNNNNNNNNNNNNNNNNNNNNNNNNNNNNNNNNNNNNNNNNNNNNNNNNNNNNNNNNNNNNNNNNNNNNNNNNNNNNNNNNNNNNNNNNNNNNNNNNNNNNNNNNNNNNNNNNNNNNNNNNNNNNNNNNNNNNNNNNNNNNNNNNNgagagagagagaggagggcacggGAGAGGAGAGGGAAAGGCTTAcggtcggcggcggcgagggcgggctcgggcggcggcggttgagggcaggctcgggcggcggcggtgaggtcgagggcggcgatggTGAGGTCGAGGGTGGCCTCGGGCAGCatcggtgaggttgagggcgggctcGGGCTACGGCCGGCGTCGAGGGCGTGCTCGGgtagggcgacggcggcgacagaGGAGTTGGGGAGTGGGGCGAGAGGGGGGAAAGGatttagcaaaattttgagcccgcggGGGTTAAGTCAAAATAGCAGTTGCACTGGATTAGGACACAGcactatatatgttgttcatatttTTTTCTCCATTTTATTTACCAATGAACATGGAAACTTAGTTAAGTGCAGAGAAGATTTAGGCCTAATTATGGCATGTGGTCGACTATGTGTTAAATATCCTATATTTTTGCCAAAGTTTCCCAGCATATTCACCTTattcttttttgtttttcattcatagatttataatttttaccatctcatttagctcgaaactagctcgagatcgactcgagatcgttacaagctgagcacgagtcatgttctacagctcgatcatgagcttcacttagtttgagctcgctcgaattttcatatgagttgagctgagccaactccaactcgctcgagctcgactcgtttgcagccctacCCGCAACTCATGCCGGAACCCCCTTCTGGCCGCACCTCCCCACGAGAGCACCATCAGGCCACGCCCACACCTGCCATGCCCACGTTGGGCCGGACCAGATCGGTAGAAGCACGGGCCACCGTCCCATAGTGTCAGGTCTACCGTTGTAGACCGGTCCCGTGTGCACACCACCAGATCTGGGCACGAGGGCCCCGGACCTGCCGTCCCCGTTGGAGGAGAGGAGCTCCAGCCTGCCGGCGTCCAGCTCGAGACGACCACACGCAGGCGCCGCATGAGGCAGCCACGGGCCGCAAGCTCCCTGTAGAAGAAGCTCTGTCGCTGCCGCTGCCACGCGCGGCGGCGCATCCCGGCGGCAGCGAGGGGGAAGACGACAGAGGCAGCGCTGTCAGCGGTGGCTTGGGTTGCCGCCTGTGTCGCTCGTGCGGAGCGACGTGGGGCCCTGACTTTGGTACTCACGCGGCATGCGTGTACATAAACCAGGCATATATGATTGAGCTCTGTGTACGTGGAATATGCATTATTAATTCCGTCGTCATAGCTGGACGCCTTGTAGATAGCAACATGCTCCACTGGCAGTTTTTGGTATACGTTCTATATTTGCATAATTGGATAGTGGCAAGTTGTTCAACGCAGGTTTATCAGCATATTTATTAGATTAATCAAATCAACATGCCAAGATGTTGACGTAGAATGAATAAACCTATTTAATTAGCTAGATTAATCAGCAGTGGATTATTGAGTAATATGAAAAAGAAAGTATTATTTTAAGTAGAAATAAGCAAATGCTAAGTTAAGATATGACCGGTCACGATCAGCCAAGACAACTTGTAGCAAAGTATTACCATTTTCCAGCAAGCGGTTAGATACTCCCGTGTCTTGCATTATTTTGTTCACAACTTTCTATTTTGGACTAACGGTATAATTATTAATTGACAAGTTGCAAACTGAAGTTTGATTTGATCTGGAGTACATGAAATGAAGACTTTGCATAGTTGGCAAGTGCACGTCTCCTCTCTCACAAGTGGCACCATAAAAAAACGTGAGATGGGGATGTTTTGTCCTTGTATTCATTGTGAGACATATCCGATCCGATATTCTAATACCTGCCACTCCACAAAATGTAGCCAATTTCTGAGTAAGACATGTAAGATAGAGTCCAGATACCATGTAGCTTGCCTTACAACATGACCCGCGCGGAAACGAACGATTATGCACCATGTGCGTAATACACCTTTTCTTTCAGGCTATGCATTTTTTATTATGACATTGTGCAGTACACACAAGTCACTTTTATTTGTATATACTAATAGTTGTGCATAGAGGTATTGTTGAATATTAACCATTGGTCCACATAAAAAATCATAAACTTTCTAAAGGGGTCTACCGAGGAGGCGTCGTTGTGGCTCAAGGGAGTAGATGCTCCTCTTACGAAAAACATATTTTAAACTGGTTAATTTTGTTTAACAATATACATGTTTATGTCTTATACATGTCCTGAAACATTTTTTGTTAAAAAAACATATGTAGTGGCATAGGAAGAAAAAACTAAAGATAAAATATATCTCGTGGAAAGTCATTTTGTGGCACAAAAATTATCATTTCACACAGGTCGCAAAAAATATCTCTATATGCGCAAATAGAATATAAGATATACATCCGAGATTTTTTTAATATTTAAAAATAGGTTTTCCATAATGGAAGAACTATTTTGGCGTACCCAAGCACACTTTGCTTGTTAGTGTTATCTTTTCCAACATGTAAAATACAGCATGGTGTCACAACGTGTCTCTAGGTAAAATGATGGATCCAATTTCAGAGATGGATCCAAAAAAAAACGAGCTGTCTTTGTCTCCGTCCTCGTCAAATCGGTAAGCAAGTTTGGCACTCCAATGCATGGATAGGATGGCAGGCCACACATGGAGCCCGCTCCGTTTTAGTTGCCATCAACATCAGAGCTGGATGTGGCCTCAAGCTAGCTATAGCTAGTAGCAGTATGAGCCTATAAATATGACATGCATTGGTTGATCATCATCCATCATCAAGCAACAACACAGTGCAGTAGACACAAGGGATCGACGGTAGCAGTATGAGTGTCATGTTGTCTCTCCTCTCCTGGTTCCTCCTGGTGAGTACTCCAATCGCAGTTGATCATGCATATATGGAAGTCTTCAATTTTTCGCACACTAGCTAGTTAATAAACATACCCTCGTATGTGTCTACTATCCATTCTTTAGAAAGCTTAATTTTCACACACAACATGATGTTAGAAGTACTGGGTGTAGTTCACAAGTTATTTAGTGTGGACTGTCCAGTTTCTAGTCAACTTATTAAGATAGGGTTCAAGTGAGGATCCAGCAATTGGTAAATACTGGTGTATATACATGTCACTATGCATTGAATTTCATGATATTTACTAGAAATCTTGTGATATTGTAAGGCCAATTAGTTTCTGTACGTCTTTGATAGGCATGTGTGTGCTTCTTTTTTCTCATTTCAATAGGCATTTTCAAAAGTAATCTTCTttttatgcatgcatgcactatATATGGACTCAATAACATGCACGACTAGTTAGCCTTTACTCAATATATAATGTCCAGCAGTGGCACTCTTTAATCTTCTTGTGAATCGTAGCACAGCTCCGATGATTAGGAAGATCTGTCCGATGGATTCAGTCTGTTACCATATCGCTGATTATGAAAATAGATCCGATATGGTTTCAGTTTGTTCCTATATGGGTAGATATTATAATCTCAAAATCACGTGAGATATAAGATATGAACATCTCGCAGTCGCAGACTAGGACACATCCAGTATTGTTTTTTTTTATCTTTGTCACCCACATCGTTTGATGCTAATTAATGGTGGATATATACACATACAGGCCATGGCTGCTGGAGGAGGCTTGCACGCAAATTCAGCCGCCGCCGAAGTGACGATAGCCTCAAACTCGGCTGCGGTTACCGCATACTGGCACACAATGCTTCCCAACACTCTCATGCCATCAGCCATCCTCGAGCTCCTAGCCCCACCTGCGGGTccgtgcccccccccctctccctaccTAGTACCTACCGGGCATGTAGTAATCGTGTCTCCGTCAAATCTCTTCACATATAATTTAATCCCAGACTAAATAGCTTTTTAACTCAGTCAACTCCTATAGTAAATTAGCAAATAAAACAATATGCTTAACTACCACACATGGTGATGAATTTTTTTAGCATATCCTACGACATCGTAAATACGATTATAAAGATCAAACATGTACAACCTACTTGAGGTAATATATGCTCAGTTATTGTTGTTGAAGAAAACACGAAAATTCACTGATGGGACAAGTTAAAACACCCATgggttacccgcaaaaaaaaagcaTGGGTTACATCTTACATGATTATTTCTGTTCACTGAAACATTTGATCAGGACACCTATTTATGTAGTCTACCATGTCATGAATGTAACTATTATGGGCCGTTCGGACGATGTACCATGTGTGGTACCTATCAGTTCCACATTACATGGATATAAAGGTTAACTACTACCAGATACTATCTCCTGGAGGCGATTTTCTAATGTGAGCATAGAAACTAAATGCATCTATATTTCTCTCGCACCAAACTTTTTAATGTACAACTCTAGGAATCGGCACCCGATATTTGCTTCCCATCAGACCAACGTTTAGCCGGATTTGAAGCATCTTGACCGTTTTAAACCAGTTCCACGCGGTTGTATGCAGGGATCTGTTGCATGCTTCCTTTGTATAAAAAACTGCTCCCCTAACCGCTCCCGTAACTCACGTCTGGCGTTAATGTCTCCTGCCTTTTTTCCCATAGTTGCTTCTTCCCCAGAAAATTGAGTTCCATGAAAGGTTTATGTGAAACAGTTGTTTACGTAAGAAGCATGCAATTATTTGGTCTGTAGCTCTGTAATTTTGCATGATGCAATGATTTATTTTTAGCTGGCCAGAAGTGCAATGGTAATTGGGGCTCATCCACAGGAAACGACGTCCAGAATAGCAAATGTGTATGGGGACCGTCCACAACAAATGACGTCGAGAAGATCAACAATGGTAATTGGGGCCCATCCATCAAAGCTGAAGACAAGAAGAGTAATGGTGTATGGGACCCGTCCACAACAAACGACGTCATGAAGAACAATGGTAATTGGGGCCCGTCCACAACAAACGACGTCGAGAAGAACAATNNNNNNNNNNNNNNNNNNNNNNNNNNNNNNNNNNNNNNNNNNNNNNNNNNNNNNNNNNNNNNNNNNNNNNNNNNNNNNNNNNNNNNNNNNNNNNNNNNNNNNNNNNNNNNNNNNNNNNNNNNNNNNNNNNNNNNNNNNNNNNNNNNNNNNNNNNNNNNNNNNNNNNNNNNNNNNNNNNNNNNNNNNNNNNNNNNNNNNNNNNNNNNNNNNNNNNNNNNNNNNNNNNNNNNNNNNNNNNNNNNNNNNNNNNNNNNNNNNNNNNNNNNNNNNNNNNNNNNNNNNNNNNNNNNNNNNNNNNNNNNNNNNNNNNNNNNNNNNNNNNNNNNNNNNNNNNNNNNNNNNNNNNNNNNNNNNNNNNNNNNNNNNNNNNNNNNNNNNNNNNNNNNNNNNNNNNNNNNNNNNNAATGGTAATTGGGGCCCATCCACAAGAAACGATGTCGAGAAGAACAATGGTAATTGGGGCTCATCCACAAGAAAGGACGTCCAGAAGAGCAAAGGTGTATGGGGCTCGTTCACAACAAATGATGTCGAGAAGATCAATAATGGTAATTGGGGCCCATCCACCAAAGCAGAAGACGAGAAGAGCAACGGTGTGTGGGACCCGTCCACAACGAACGACGTCCTGAAGAACAATGGTAATTGGGGCCCATCCAACAAAGCTGAAGACCAGAAAAACAATGATAATTCAGGCTCATCCACAACAAACGACATCCAGAAGAGAAGTCATAAATGGGGCCCATCCACCAAAGCTGATGACCAGAACCATAATGGTAATTGGGCCTGGGGCTCATCCACCAAAGCTGAGGACAAGAACCACAATGGTAACTGGGCCTGGGGCTTATTGGACATCCAGAAGAGCCATGGTAATTAA
The sequence above is a segment of the Triticum dicoccoides isolate Atlit2015 ecotype Zavitan chromosome 1A, WEW_v2.0, whole genome shotgun sequence genome. Coding sequences within it:
- the LOC119360326 gene encoding BURP domain-containing protein 17-like isoform X2 translates to MSVMLSLLSWFLLAMAAGGGLHANSAAAEVTIASNSAAVTAYWHTMLPNTLMPSAILELLAPPAGNDVQNSKCVWGPSTTNDVEKINNGNWGPSIKAEDKKSNGVWDPSTTNDVMKNNGNWGPSTRNDVEKNNGNWGSSTRKDVQKSKGVWGSFTTNDVEKINNGNWGPSTKAEDEKSNGVWDPSTTNDVLKNNGNWGPSNKAEDQKNNDNSGSSTTNDIQKRSHKWGPSTKADDQNHNGNWAWGSSTKAEDKNHNGNWAWGLLDIQKSHAGASHIGQHNHKQGTMSNMVFLEEAIKPGSTIPCYIQPSATLGAPLLRRDVADSIPMSTGNFIKILTMFAPASNDMATKIWSTLDDCEHPRAIKGETKACVSSVESMVEFAASVLGVSTYNLAAFSSPHVPVDGVMTGRGYKVAAVTRVREAGDTMTCHRGRFPFAMFMCHAVNPTRVYSVTLEGEDVDADGAGQRMEVIAVCHLDTSDFDPAKMPLHVKPGDAPLCHFISRDSILWAPATPASAHAAA
- the LOC119360326 gene encoding BURP domain-containing protein 9-like isoform X1, yielding MSVMLSLLSWFLLAMAAGGGLHANSAAAEVTIASNSAAVTAYWHTMLPNTLMPSAILELLAPPAGNDVQNSKCVWGPSTTNDVEKINNGNWGPSIKAEDKKSNGVWDPSTTNDVMKNNGNWGPSTTNDVEKNNGNWGPSTRNDVEKNNGNWGSSTRKDVQKSKGVWGSFTTNDVEKINNGNWGPSTKAEDEKSNGVWDPSTTNDVLKNNGNWGPSNKAEDQKNNDNSGSSTTNDIQKRSHKWGPSTKADDQNHNGNWAWGSSTKAEDKNHNGNWAWGLLDIQKSHAGASHIGQHNHKQGTMSNMVFLEEAIKPGSTIPCYIQPSATLGAPLLRRDVADSIPMSTGNFIKILTMFAPASNDMATKIWSTLDDCEHPRAIKGETKACVSSVESMVEFAASVLGVSTYNLAAFSSPHVPVDGVMTGRGYKVAAVTRVREAGDTMTCHRGRFPFAMFMCHAVNPTRVYSVTLEGEDVDADGAGQRMEVIAVCHLDTSDFDPAKMPLHVKPGDAPLCHFISRDSILWAPATPASAHAAA